The proteins below are encoded in one region of Oncorhynchus nerka isolate Pitt River linkage group LG15, Oner_Uvic_2.0, whole genome shotgun sequence:
- the LOC115143311 gene encoding interferon-induced GTP-binding protein Mx2: MNYTLNQHYEEKVRPSIDLIDSLRSLGVEKDLALPAIAVIGDQSSGKSSVLEALSGVALPRGSGIVTRCPLELKMKRKKEGEEWHGKISYQDREEEIEDPSDVENKIRKAQDEMAGVGVGISDDLISLEIGSPDVPDLTLIDLPGIARVAVKGQPENIGEQIKRLIRKFITKQETINLVVVPCNVDIATTEALKMAQEVDPLGGRTLGILTKPDLVDKGTEETVVDIVHNEVIHLAKGYMIVKCRGQKEIMERVSLTEATEREKAFFKDHAHLSTLYDEGHATIPKLAEKLTLELVQHIEKSMPRLKEQIEEKLEETRTALEKCGTGPPEDPKERLYFLIDKVTLFTQDAINLSTGEELKSGDINVFSTLRTEFGKWKAHVDRSGKNFNKKIEKEVADYEKRYRGRELPGFINYKTFEVIVKDQIKQLEEPAVKKLKELSDAARKAFILLAQNSFTGFPILLKTAKTKIETIKQEKESMAESTLKTQFKMELIVYTQDSTYSSSLKKRKREEEELEEGELVKNHLGSQKGFSVVSVRSTVSGLDTHATLREMMLHLKSYYHIASQRLADQIPMVIRYLVLQEFASQLQREMLQTLQEKDNIEQLLKEDIDIGSKRAALQSKLKRLMKARNYLVEF, encoded by the exons ATGAATTATACGCTGAACCAACATTATGAGGAGAAGGTGCGTCCTAGTATTGACCTCATCGACTCTCTACGCTCCCTTGGTGTAGAGAAGGACCTTGCGCTGCCAGCCATCGCCGTGATAGGGGACCAGAGTTCGGGAAAGAGCTCCGTGCTGGAGGCGCTGTCTGGGGTGGCTTTGCCAAGGGGTAGTG GTATTGTAACACGATGCCCTCTCGAGCTGAAGATGAAGaggaagaaagaaggagaggaatGGCACGGAAAAATCAGCTACCAAGACCGCGAGGAGGAGATTGAGGATCCCTCTGATGTGGAGAACAAAATTCGGAAAG CCCAGGATGAAATGGCAGGTGTGGGGGTGGGTATCAGTGATGACCTCATCAGCTTGGAGATTGGCTCCCCTGACGTCCCAGACCTCACACTCATCGACTTGCCAGGCATCGCCCGGGTAGCTGTTAAGGGTCAACCTGAGAACATTGGGGAACAG ATTAAGAGACTGATACGGAAGTTCATCACAAAGCAAGAAACAATCAACTTGGTGGTTGTGCCATGCAACGTTGACATTGCAACCACAGAGGCTTTGAAGATGGCACAAGAGGTGGACCCTCTAGGTGGAAGGACATTAG GTATCCTGACCAAGCCTGACCTGGTAGACAAAGGCACAGAGGAGACGGTGGTGGACATAGTTCATAATGAGGTTATCCACCTGGCTAAGGGCTACATGATAGTCAAGTGCAGGGGACAGAAAGAGATCATGGAGCGAGTCTCACTGACCGAggccacagagagggagaaggcttTCTTCAAAGACCACGCTCATCTCAG CACACTTTATGATGAGGGGCATGCCACCATCCCTAAACTGGCGGAGAAATTAACTCTTGAACTAGTGCAACATATCGAG AAATCCATGCCTCGTCTAAAAGAGCAGATTGAGGAAAAGCTGGAGGAGACACGCACCGCTCTGGAGAAATGTGGTACCGGACCCCCTGAAGACCCAAAAGAACGGCTGTATTTTCTGATCGAT AAAGTGACTTTGTTCACCCAGGATGCCATTAACCTGAGCACTGGGGAGGAGCTGAAAAGTGGAGACATCAATGTCTTCTCCACACTCAGAACAGAGTTCGGGAAATGGAAGGCACACGTGGATCGCTCTGGAAAGAACT TTAATAAGAAGATTGAAAAAGAAGTGGCTGATTATGAGAAGCGGTACCGTGGAAGGGAGCTCCCAGGGTTCATCAACTACAAGACCTTTGAGGTGATTGTGAAGGACCAGATCAAACAACTGGAAGAACCAGCAGTCAAGAAGCTGAAAGAGTTATCAG ATGCTGCTAGGAAGGCGTTCATACTGCTGGCTCAGAACAGCTTCACAGGTTTCCCTATCCTTCTGAAAACAGCAAAG ACTAAGATCGAGACAATCAAGCAGGAGAAGGAGTCTATGGCTGAGTCCACGTTGAAGACTCAGTTCAAGATGGAGCTGATAGTGtacacacaggacagcacctACAGCTCTAGcctgaagaagaggaagagggaggaggaagagttggaggagggagagttagTTAAAAATCATTTAGGGAGTCAGAAAGGGTTCTCTGTTGTCTCTGTAAGGAGTACTGTCAGCGGCCTTGACACCCATGCTACCCTACGGGAGATGATGCTGCACCTCAAGTCCTATTATCAT ATTGCCAGTCAGCGTCTGGCTGATCAGATTCCCATGGTGATCCGCTACCTGGTGCTGCAGGAGTTTGCTTCCCAGCTGCAGAGGGAGATGCTTCAGACTCTGCAGGAGAAGGACAACATCGAGCAGCTGCTGAAAGAGGACATCGACATCGGCAGCAAGAGGGCTGCACTGCAGAGCAAGCTCAAACGCCTGATGAAGGCACGCAACTATCTAGTGGAGTTCTAG